From the Phyllopteryx taeniolatus isolate TA_2022b chromosome 16, UOR_Ptae_1.2, whole genome shotgun sequence genome, one window contains:
- the LOC133465442 gene encoding myosin heavy chain, fast skeletal muscle-like — MSTDAEMEQYGAAAIYLRKPEKERIEAQAAPFDAKSAFFVVDPAEMYLKGKLTKREGGKVTIEIDGGKTVTVKEDDIHPRNPPKFDKIEDMAMMTHLNEPCVLYNLKERYASWMIYTYSGLFCVVVNPYKWLPVYDVTCVAAYRGKKRIEAPPHIFSISDNAYQSMLTDRENQSVLITGESGAGKTVNTKRVIQYFATIAAIGSKKAEAASAGKIQGSLEDQIVAANPLLEAYGNAKTVRNDNSSRFGKFIRIHFGSSGKLASADIETYLLEKSRVTFQLSAERSYHIFYQLMTGHKPELLEALLITTNPYDYPMISQGEITVKSINDVEEFIATDTAIDILGFNAEEKLGIYKLTGAVMHHGNMKFKQKQREEQAEPDGNEVADKIAYLMGLNSADMLKALCYPRVKVGNEMVTKGQTVPQVNNSVSALCKSVYEKMFLWMVIRINEMLDTKQPRQFFIGVLDIAGFEIFDFNSLEQLCINFTNEKLQQFFNQHMFVLEQEEYKKEGIEWEFIDFGMDLAACIELIEKPLGIFSILEEECMFPKASDTTFKNKLYDQHLGKTKAFEKPKPAKGKAEAHFSLVHYAGTVDYNIAGWLDKNKDPLNDSVVQLYQKAANKLLAMLYASHASGEDAGAKKGGGKKKGGSFQTVSALFRENLAKLMSNLRSTHPHFVRCLIPNESKTPGLMENFLVIHQLRCNGVLEGIRICRKGFPSRILYGDFKQRYKVLNASVIPDGQFIDNKKAAEKLLGSIDVDHTQYRFGHTKVFFKAGLLGTLEEMRDEKLAELVTMTQALCRGFVMRKEFVKMMERRESIFSIQYNLRSFMNVKNWPWLKLYFKIKPLLKSAETEKELQQMKENYDKMQSDLATALAKKKELEEKMVSLLQEKNDLQLQIAAEGENLSDAEERCEGLIKSKIQLEAKVKETTERLEDEEEINAELTAKKRKLEDECSELKKDIDDMELTLAKVEKEKHATENKVKNLTEELATQDESIAKLTKEKKALQEAHQQTLDDLQAEEDKVNTLTKAKTKLEQQVDDLEGSLEQEKKLRMDLERAKRKLEGDLKLAQESIMDLENDKQQSDEKLKKKDFENSHLLSKIEDEQCLGVQLQKKIKELQARIEELEEEIEAERAARAKVEKQRADLSRELEEISERLEEAGGATAAQIEMNKKREAEFQKLRRDLEESTLQHEATAATLRKKQADSVAELGEQIDNLQRVKQKLEKEKSEYKMEIDDLSGNMEAVAKAKGNLEKMSRTLEDQLAELKSKYDENIRQQNDMNAQRARLQTENGEFSRQLEEKEALVSQLTRGKQAYTQQIEELKRLVEEEVKAKNALAHAVQSSRHDCDLLREQYEEEQEAKAELQRGMSKANSEVAQWRSKYETDAIQRTEELEEAKKKLAQRLQEAEESIEAVNSKCASLEKTKQRLQGEVEDLMIDVERANALAANLDKKQRNFDKVLAEWKQKFEEGQAELEGSQKEARSLSTELFKLKNSYEEALDQLETMKRENKNLQQEISDLTEQIGESGKTIHELEKAKKTVESEKSEIQSALEEAEGTLEHEEAKILRNQLELNQVKGEVDRKLAEKDEEMETIKKNSQRVIDSMQSTLDAEVRSRNDALRIKKKMEGDLNEMEIQLSHANRQAAEAQKQLRNVQGQLKDTQLHLDEAIRGQEDMKEQVAMVERRNGLMLAEIEELRAGLDQTERARKVAEQELVDASDRVGLLHSQNTSLINTKKKLESDFVQVQGEVDDAVQEARNAEEKAKKAITDAAMMAEELKKEQDTSAHLERMKKNLELTVKDLQHRLDEAESLAMKGGKKQLQKLEARVHELESEVDAEQRRGAEAIKGVRKYERRVKELTYQTEEDKKNSIRLQDLVDKLQMKVKAYKRQAEEAEEQANTHMSRYRKVQHEMEEAQERADIAESQVNKLRAKSRDIGKSDSAE, encoded by the exons ATGAGCACCGATGCAGAGATGGAGCAGTATGGCGCTGCAGCCATTTACCTCAGGAAGCCAGAAAAGGAGAGGATTGAAGCTCAGGCAGCTCCCTTTGATGCCAAAAGCGCATTCTTTGTGGTTGATCCAGCTGAGATGTACCTCAAGGGTAAACTCACGAAGAGGGAGGGTGGAAAAGTCACCATTGAAATTGATGGTGGAAAG ACTGTCACTGTGAAAGAGGATGACATTCACCCTAGAAATCCTCCCAAATTCGATAAAATTGAGGACATGGCCATGATGACTCACCTCAATGAACCTTGCGTATTGTATAATCTCAAAGAGCGTTATGCATCATGGATGATCTAC ACCTACTCTGGGTTGTTCTGCGTTGTTGTGAATCCCTACAAGTGGCTTCCAGTGTACGACGTGACATGTGTTGCAGCATACAGAGGAAAGAAGAGGATTGAGGCACCACCCCACATCTTCTCCATTTCTGATAACGCTTATCAGTCCATGCTCACAG ATCGTGAAAATCAGTCTGTCCTGATTAC TGGAGAATCTGGTGCAGGAAAGACTGTCAACACCAAGCGTGTTATCCAGTACTTTGCAACAATTGCAGCTATTGGATCCAAGAAGGCAGAAGCAGCATCAGCAGGCAAAATACAG GGCTCCCTTGAGGACCAAATTGTGGCAGCCAACCCTCTGCTGGAGGCCTATGGTAATGCTAAAACTGTGAGGAATGACAACTCATCTCGGTTT gggAAATTTATTAGGATCCACTTTGGCTCCAGTGGAAAGTTGGCCTCAGCTGATATCGAAACAT ATCTCCTGGAGAAGTCCCGGGTCACCTTCCAGTTGTCGGCTGAGAGGAGCTACCATATCTTCTATCAGCTGATGACTGGACACAAGCCTGAACTGCTGG AGGCTCTTCTGATCACCACCAACCCATATGACTACCCAATGATCAGTCAGGGTGAAATCACTGTCAAGAGCATCAATGATGTTGAGGAGTTCATTGCAACAGAT ACAGCTATTGACATCCTGGGATTCAATGCCGAAGAGAAACTTGGCATCTACAAGCTGACCGGTGCTGTGATGCATcatggcaacatgaaatttaagCAGAAGCAGCGTGAGGAGCAAGCTGAACCTGATGGCAATGAAG TGGCTGACAAGATTGCCTATCTTATGGGCCTGAACTCAGCGGATATGCTGAAAGCATTGTGTTACCCCAGAGTCAAAGTTGGCAACGAGATGGTGACCAAAGGTCAGACCGTTCCACag GTCAACAATTCTGTCTCAGCTCTTTGCAAGTCCGTCTATGAGAAGATGTTCTTGTGGATGGTCATCCGCATCAATGAGATGTTGGACACAAAGCAGCCAAGACAGTTCTTCATCGGGGTGTTGGATATCGCTGGATTTGAGATCTTCGAT TTTAACAGTTTGGAGCAACTGTGCATCAACTTCACCAATGAGAAACTGCAACAGTTCTTCAACCAACACATGTTTGTCCTGGAGCAAGAGGAATACAAGAAAGAGGGCATTGAATGGGAATTCATTGACTTTGGTATGGACTTGGCTGCTTGCATTGAGCTTATTGAGAAG CCATTGGGCATCTTCTCGATCCTTGAAGAGGAGTGCATGTTCCCTAAGGCCTCTGACACAACCTTCAAGAACAAGCTGTATGATCAGCATCTTGGCAAGACCAAGGCCTTTGAGAAGCCAAAGCCTGCAAAGGGCAAGGCTGAGGCTCACTTCTCACTGGTTCACTATGCTGGTACTGTGGACTACAATATTGCTGGCTGGTTGGACAAGAACAAGGATCCACTGAATGACTCCGTTGTCCAGCTCTACCAGAAAGCAGCAAACAAACTGCTGGCTATGTTGTATGCTTCCCATGCTTCGGGTGAAG ATGCTGGCGCAAAGAAGGGTGGTGGAAAGAAGAAGGGTGGTTCCTTCCAGACTGTGTCTGCTCTTTTCAGA GAAAACTTGGCCAAGCTAATGAGCAACTTGAGGAGCACTCATCCTCACTTTGTGCGCTGCCTGATTCCCAACGAATCAAAGACCCCAG GTCTTATGGAGAACTTCTTGGTCATCCACCAGCTGAGGTGTAATGGTGTGCTTGAGGGCATCAGAATCTGCAGAAAGGGCTTCCCCAGCAGAATCCTCTATGGTGATTTCAAGCAGAg ATACAAAGTATTGAATGCCAGTGTCATCCCTGATGGTCAGTTCATTGACAACAAGAAGGCTGCAGAGAAACTGCTGGGCTCTATTGATGTGGATCACACTCAGTATAGATTTGGACACACAAAG GTGTTCTTCAAAGCGGGTCTGCTGGGTACCCTGGAGGAGATGAGAGATGAGAAACTGGCTGAGCTGGTGACCATGACTCAGGCTCTCTGCAGAGGATTTGTTATGAGGAAAGAGTTTGTTAAGATGATGGAGAGGAG agaatCTATCTTCAGCATCCAGTATAACCTCCGTTCCTTCATGAATGTGAAAAACTGGCCATGGCTGAAGCTGTATTTCAAGATCAAGCCTCTCCTAAAGAGCGCTGAGACTGAGAAAGAGCTGCAACAGATGAAGGAGAATTATGACAAGATGCAATCAGATCTGGCTACTGCGCTGGCTAAAAAGAAAGAACTGGAGGAGAAAATGGTTTCCCTGCTGCAGGAGAAGAATGACCTGCAACTGCAAATAGCAGCG GAAGGGGAGAACCTTTCAGATGCGGAGGAAAGGTGTGAGGGGCTCATTAAGAGCAAAATCCAGCTCGAGGCTAAAGTCAAAGAAACAACGGAGAGACTGGAAGATGAAGAGGAAATCAATGCTGAGCTTACAGCTAAGAAGAGGAAGCTGGAGGATGAATGCTCAGAGCTGAAGAAAGATATTGATGATATGGAACTCACCTTGGCTAAAGTGGAGAAGGAGAAACATGCCACTGAAAACAAg GTGAAAAACCTGACAGAGGAGTTGGCAACTCAAGATGAGTCTATTGCCAAGTTAACAAAGGAGAAGAAAGCCCTCCAAGAGGCCCACCAGCAAACACTGGACGATCTTCAGGCAGAGGAAGACAAAGTCAACACTCTGACCAAGGCCAAGACAAAGCTGGAACAGCAAGTGGATGAT CTTGAGGGCTCACTGGAGCAAGAGAAGAAGCTCCGCATGGACCTTGAGCGAGCCAAGAGGAAGCTTGAGGGAGATCTGAAACTGGCTCAGGAATCCATAATGGATCTCGAGAATGACAAACAGCAATCTGATGAAAAACTCAAGAA GAAAGACTTTGAGAACAGCCACCTTCTCAGCAAGATTGAGGATGAACAGTGTCTTGGTGTTCAACTCCAGAAGAAAATCAAGGAACTCCAG GCTCGGAttgaggagctggaggaggagatTGAGGCTGAGAGGGCCGCTCGGGCCAAGGTGGAGAAGCAGAGAGCTGACCTCTCCAGGGAACTAGAGGAGATCAGTGAGAGGCTCGAGGAAGCCGGTGGAGCAACAGCCGCTCAGATTGAGATGAACAAGAAGCGCGAGGCTGAGTTCCAGAAGCTGCGTCGTGATCTCGAAGAGTCCACCCTGCAGCATGAGGCTACAGCAGCCACTCTCCGCAAGAAGCAGGCTGACAGCGTTGCAGAGCTGGGCGAGCAGATCGACAACCTCCAGCGTGTCAAGCAGAAGCTGGAGAAGGAAAAGAGCGAGTACAAGATGGAGATTGATGACCTCTCCGGCAACATGGAGGCTGTTGCTAAAGCAAAG GGTAACTTGGAAAAAATGTCCAGGACCCTAGAAGACCAGCTGGCAGAGCTCAAGTCCAAATATGATGAGAATATCCGTCAGCAGAATGACATGAATGCACAGAGGGCAAGGCTCCAAACTGAGAATG GTGAGTTTTCACGCCAGCTTGAGGAAAAAGAAGCTCTGGTTTCCCAACTGACCAGGGGCAAACAGGCCTATACTCAGCAGATTGAGGAACTCAAGAGACTTGTTGAGGAGGAAGTGAAG GCCAAGAATGCTCTGGCCCACGCTGTTCAATCTTCCCGCCATGACTGCGATCTGCTCAGAGAGCAGTACGAAGAGGAGCAGGAAGCTAAAGCTGAGCTGCAGAGAGGAATGTCCAAAGCCAACAGCGAGGTCGCACAGTGGAGATCTAAGTACGAGACTGATGCTATCCAGCGCActgaggagctggaggaggccaA GAAGAAGCTTGCCCAGCGTCTTCAGGAGGCCGAGGAGTCCATTGAAGCTGTGAACTCCAAGTGCGCCTCTTTGGAGAAGACCAAGCAGAGGCTGCAGGGTGAGGTGGAGGACCTCATGATTGATGTGGAGAGAGCTAATGCTCTGGCGGCCAACCTTGACAAGAAGCAGAGGAACTTTGATAAG gTTCTGGCAGAATGGAAGCAGAAGTTTGAGGAGGGCCAGGCAGAGCTGGAAGGATCCCAAAAGGAGGCTCGTTCTCTCAGCACTGAACTGTTCAAGTTGAAGAACTCCTATGAGGAGGCTTTGGATCAACTTGAGACCATGAAGAGGGAAAACAAGAACCTGCAGC AGGAGATCTCTGACTTGACTGAACAGATTGGTGAGAGTGGAAAGACCATTCATGAGCTGGAAAAGGCCAAGAAGACCGTTGAGAGTGAGAAATCTGAAATCCAGTCAGCACTGGAGGAGGCCGAG GGTACACTGGAGCATGAGGAAGCCAAGATTCTCCGCAATCAGCTTGAGCTCAACCAAGTCAAGGGTGAAGTTGACAGGAAGCTGGCCGAGAAGGACGAGGAGATGGAGACGATCAAGAAGAACAGCCAGAGAGTCATTGACTCCATGCAGAGCACTCTTGATGCAGAGGTCAGGAGCAGGAATGATGCCCTGAGAATCAAGAAGAAGATGGAGGGAGACCTGAATGAGATGGAGATTCAGCTGAGCCACGCCAACAGACAGGCTGCTGAAGCCCAGAAACAACTGAGGAATGTCCAGGGACAACTCAAG GATACCCAATTGCACCTTGACGAGGCTATCAGAGGACAGGAGGACATGAAGGAGCAGGTTGCCATGGTAGAGCGCAGAAATGGcctgatgctggctgaaatCGAGGAGCTTCGAGCTGGTCTGGACCAAACAGAGAGAGCACGCAAAGTGGCTGAGCAGGAGCTGGTTGATGCTAGTGACCGTGTTGGACTGCTTCACTCACAG AATACCAGCCTTATCAACACCAAGAAGAAGCTGGAGTCTGACTTTGTCCAGGTTCAAGGTGAAGTTGACGATGCTGTTCAGGAAGCACGAAATGCTGAGGAGAAGGCCAAAAAGGCTATCACTGAT GCTGCCATGATGGCTGAGGAGCTGAAGAAGGAACAGGACACCAGTGCTCATCTGGAGAGGATGAAGAAGAACCTGGAGCTCACTGTCAAGGATCTGCAGCATCGTCTTGATGAGGCCGAGAGCCTTGCCATGAAGGGTGGCAAGAAGCAACTTCAGAAACTGGAGGCTAGG GTGCATGAGCTTGAATCAGAAGTTGATGCAGAACAGAGACGTGGAGCTGAGGCTATTAAAGGAGTCCGCAAATATGAAAGGAGGGTAAAGGAGCTGACTTATCAG ACTGAGGAGGACAAGAAGAACAGCATCAGGCTTCAGGATCTGGTGGATAAACTGCAGATGAAGGTCAAGGCTTATAAGAGACAAGCTGAGGAGGCT GAGGAGCAGGCCAACACTCACATGTCCAGGTACAGGAAGGTCCAGCATGAGATGGAGGAGGCTCAGGAGCGTGCTGACATTGCTGAGTCCCAGGTCAACAAGCTAAGGGCAAAGAGCCGTGATATAGGAAAG AGTGACTCTGCCGAGTAA